TCTAATGCGTTAAGCGTTCAAACCTGGAGAGGGGGAATAGAAAGAGACGGAGCGAGAATTAATAGGTGGGTCAATTAGGAATTGTaagcaatgtttataaagtctctcttaaagaaacaatatcAGTTCACTAATAGTTGATCTAACCCTCTCCTATTTTCATTTCCGTATTACGAATTTTCACTTCCGTACGGAGGCACTCCAcacactattttttttaaatatattttagcatttaaatccgatctattttttattatttatattgattataagcTCTATGagaaagtaatatttcatttcatatttcttttagataaataagtattataaagatGATGGTTGTATAGTATTCAATTGTTATacaattctattctattcataTTATAGTAGTATTATAGGCACCTTTTCGCGCAGTGCACGCTCGCGTTCCGAAGCATCCTCGTTGGATCCGTTCGTCAAACCGGAGTCAGCTTCACTGAGACCGCTCTCGGTAGATCTGttagagaaataataaattaaaatactaaacataatatacaaaatcatattaattgtagagagaggagcttggacggtggaggtgagagTTAACGCGGTTTAGTTAGGGGCcgcttaaacctacacctgggtcgcaagtcccaggcacctccctacaacgcgatggacccgacaTCCGCAAgttgaatccatggaatgctgagaggtttctactcattttatttcatcaattttaatatatatcctGAAAACCACTGATCCCTTTGTAAGCTTTTAATGCGCTTGTTCTACAAAATTACGACAATCTCGTTAAgagttaaaactttaaaaaaaatattattgtatagaacatttcttattacattattaatcgaggtatttttattattcttattgtgatatttatttaataacttggattgcattaataatattttatatagtttatttaattaagtctCACGTATGCCTCTTGGGTATTTGTCCGTTGCGAGCGAGTCTTTCAGAACGGTAGTTCTCATAGTGCACCTCTTGAGTAACTTCCTGGAGATCTTGCATGTGCGtgctgcaaaaaaaaataatataattatattaataaaagaattaattcatgcaaataatatagaaaatgacCCATTATTATAGCGAGACTTTTTAATCagaaatgtatataacatttatttatttatatcatttttatattattaaacaaacgtGTTGAGTAAACTATAactaataaagtttaaatcatTTCTGTAACACACGATTTTCAAGAAGAAACGATTGATTTAGAATCATATCTAATGTATGTATAGTGGAGTTAACGAGACaagataaattatgtaaataaattgttgttatttaCATAAGCATGGTCCTCAGCTTGATGAAGTCGCAATGATCCGGGTTTTCGACCTCGACCACTCCCCAAGGGTACAGTCGTCCACGCACGCGACGACCGCGCACTTCCAGTTGTTGACCGGCGCCACACACAGCGAATGGAACCGCCTCTTTCAACTGACGGACCTAAtacattcaaacaaaaaaatattactatactaTACAACTGAAACTTTATCttcaacttaatatttttcattcaccTATCGCATATCGCATTACAGCCAGCTCAGTAGTGGGGGTAATgtgatataatattgatagagaagaaaatgttatgtaaCTATGTCTATTCCCACTCATAAGTGTCAGTAGATCTGGATATTCTTGTGTTGAACAGTTtgtattttgattttcaaaaCATGTTCATCATCTGAATGActggttttattatgaattaagttCTCTAACACAcagttcaaaaaaaaaaaaaataatgacgcATATCTTGTTTACTattgatttctttataatttttttttgttgttttttattatttaagtgaagaaaagataaataacATAGCCGtctatttaactaaataaatatataataagacaacGCTCCATGATCTGCAAAAACAAAGCATACGTCTGTTGAATAATTGTGATCGAATTAGCCAAATACATGATAAAGAATAAACATCTTCTTCCGCcgtcattttaaaaaactttaataaaatcagctgtttttttctattgttCCTAGCTCGTAGGAAATTCTAGATTCGTATTTATTCTACACTTCAACAATTTGATAATTCTccattatcatttttaatttttcatcattttataaacgtaagaaaaatatcattttaattaggtCAAGGTCAAGCAACGTCCTTGTCCTCCTACATTTTCATAAGCACCTTTTAATTATAGTGTCTCCgcgttaaattattaattaagactaATTTATTAGTCCGTGTAGTAGTATAGAATTAAGTAGAATGTTAAAACTATAGATTTTCTTCACAAATTAAAGCTAACCAGTGACGTAATCATTTGGATAAGTATGTTTCTATGTAAGAtggttttaaaaagtttacaaaataactaaAGTTAGTTTGAACAAAGGAATGTAAGGTCTTTGATTTGGGAAGAAAGATTGGCACTCCTCCAAAGTTCATTGTAAGACTTCTTACAGATTTTCGTTCGAGACAATAGACCATTTTAGAGAACAATGGCATGCAATCTTCTTATTTCTATAGTACTTtactcatatattataaaactgtagACATActactacaatatatatatatgtgtgtgtgtgtgtgtgtaaataaacattacctGTTCCTTATAATCTTCATCCTCGTCGCTATCACAATCTGGTAAAGGATAAATCTTAATTCCCTCTCTCTCAATTTCTTCCATAACCTGAAACAAATTATAGCTttggattataatattactaaacaTTATTAGAGGAACAAACTTGTACTAACTCTAGACTTCAGACGCTGAACTTCCTTCTTGGTCAAACAATCAGCCTTGGCGATGACCGGTACTATGTTAACCTTGTTGTGGAGCTGTTTCATGAATTCGATGTCCAGAGGTTTAAGTctaggaaaaaataaacacctcgaaaaattacttcaaaataaCACTACAATTTACTTCATTGTTTTActggtaataaaatattgtgactgtcattgatatcaaaatagaaaacaaaattgcACAAGggtctttatataataaaattggaatatcaataataatgcAGCGACTATCCTTAACCCAGTTATCAAAGTTAGCCTTAACTCTGTACCATGACATCTGTATTACAAGAGCGTCGTTTTACTATCGCGTtccctgtttttttttttattatatttgttatttgtcgtccgaattcttaaattatttatactagttaattgtttacaaactgattgttttccaaaaaaaaaaaacaattaataaaaaaaagaaatgttattgattttatttaatataaaattaaaagaataattatcaCAGCAATAATACGTCGGTAATGTAATAACaaacgaaaataattttatttaatggctttataaaatatggttattataaattttccttaCAAATATCGTGCTTAGACACATTTTTGATTGTCCTTCCTTTTATTTACGGGCTTGTAATGGTTTTATACGTTAATTTAGGGGAAGGTTTACTCAATACTGTATCGCACCGAGGTTGTATTACCTAAGTTGAAGTGTATCTGAATTTATTGAAGTGCAAACATAAAGTCGTATGACCAACTTTTTTTCCTATATGTTATGAAACGCGAAGTAACAGACAGCTGAAcaacttcattatatttttataccccTATCGAAAATGAGGCGTGTTATAAGTTtgttatgtgtgtgtgtgtatagaTATGTCTCAAAGGACCGTCCGATATCGATGCGGCTTTTTTTGCATTCGAAAGACACTGGTCTTTAAACTATAGCAAGGGAACTGTCCCTTGCTATAGTACTGGGTTATGTTTGATTAATACCGTTCCAGAAGTATAAGAGTATGTTTTTTAGGGAATCATGCaaggtatatatatgtttaagtgTCTCCCGCCTGCCCATATACACGTTGAATAACAATTAATGCtactatttaaactaaatacaatgtaattatttatatttaccaaaatagaaaatatttttacatacagcctgttaaattattaaaatttattaataaatgtcatattatattaacccATGTCCAAACGgcgatatgaaataaaagcaGCAATGTATGCGGTTGTCGACGATATTACGACGATTGAGACCGCTCTCGTCTCGGAGGAACCGTTCGAATTGCTCATCTATATACTGTATAATAGACTGCAAgagaaatatcaatattaacataCACAGTTCACATACGATCtacattcatatataagttAACATTTAGTATGAGAATACAAAATGGCCGTTAAATAtaagtgataaataaaaaacaaaatggctgTTCTTTGACGGGCAACAAAATATTAGCACgatatgtaaattttgtgATACTATAACATAATGTGTGtttaattgtatgttttactattaaaagaattactaataaacattatatatgtgaatttataattatattaatcttaCCCTGAAGCAGTCTGTATTGTCAATGGCGTCCCCATAGCCGGGGGTGTCAACAACAGTCAGACGCAATTTAACACCACGCTCTTCTATCTCCACCGTTGAAGCGTCCAATTTCACTgtttgattagttttttctgtaaatatatctatatgtattgcttgcaataaaaaatttacatgtatgtctataaaataagaaaaaatctcaaaaaagataaacatatatataaatagctaattatgtatatgaaactaatgaatattatatgtatcatagaaaatataacaatacataAGTGATTTTATAGTACATAAGATATGCAACAAACTATAATGAAgacaatatacaaatatgaatttatcaCTAAAATGAAATGTGTAAACATCtgattaatattcaaaacacttactatttatttattaagcaattattatttgtagcgAGCAGCGGTTTGTAAGCATTGAAAACAAGaaacattataacaataattatatatgtgatattatatacctattttatattttatatacagtaaaagcATGAGCTTCTGTATCAACAAACACTAACCTTGTAcgacgaaaattttattttcataaaaaaattttgatcatTTATGTAAGCATTGCAAAGCTTGTTACTCGAATTGAAATCttaataagtaattacaaatgaaaaaaatcatagaCACGATCTAGATTCGAACCCTGCAACTTGCGTAACATCGCGTTCTAGACGCTTTGCCAATTAAACTATCGTGATCTATTGAAGTTGGTTAACTAAGAATTCTAAATTTCAACTGCCTCATCAGACGAAATTtgggtaaaaaaaattaaaaatatgcacaAACAAAATTACGTTTTCGATATTATCCTTATTAACAAAATCGTTTTTTCATGTGATATAATACCAAATAGTGAAGACAAGATTTGGTGCTAACCACTAACTGGTATAATTAAACGTTATGTTGACTAGTAAACCAGTTTGTCCTTGATTATGggttacatttcttttttacactaaaaaaatttagactTGTAAGTTTATCTATCAAAATctgttaaattattgaagactttgttataattttatactctacaataaaatacaatggaagttaTGCCTATCtggaatatgaatattatggaATAGGtacaaaaagaattttcagaaatgattaataaattttaatacatttcttatgtTTTTCCCTGGTCAAAATCCAGCCACATTCGCAGCTTCTGTACTGTCACAACAAACAAGGATTTTActgtataacataattaattaatatgacttAGCATATGAAATTAGGGACACAAAAtacttaacataatatataccaATAATTTCAAAGCACAAAGCAACATTtgaccaataaaataaaaatatcaaaccgATGGCATCAGGAATAACTCGTTCTGGGTACAGATCAGTCAGGAAAAGGGAATTGACAAGTGTGGACTTCCCAAGACCACTTTCACCAACCACCATAAGAGTGAACTCAAAACCCTTTTTCACCGACTTCCTGTGGACTTGGTTGGGTAAGTTGGCAAATCCAACATACCCTGGTGTCTCCAAATTAGAAAACtgtaacaatgttttattccaagttttatatctaattaatttataaattatgatttaactttctaaaacaacttattattatattttataaaaaggcaTTATGAATTAGAAAAAACATGTACTCTGACAGATATAActcataaaatttgttatgtatTATCACCTCATTAGTTATTATAAGGATAAAATGACCCCTGGACTATATGACTAATGTTTATATACTAGACTTCGCTCTTTGTGCTCTTAATAAGTAAATTGAAAAGGCCAAACTATCagaaaaattgatatattaaaatcctcaaatttatttctatcataTCAAAATGTCTGTTGAaacttctattttaaaatagtgtttAAGTATAATTCATTAGTCAGCTCAAACAGTCATCTGATAAATATTCCGCCGGCACGCATAAACATTGACATACATCCGCCGCTATTTAACTGTATCGCGATCCAATATTCCATTTCACTTTACCCGCACAAACTATGCTACATATTTGTGATAAATGTCGCAATGAATCATACTAAGTTGAACAGAGTTCAACGATACTTGCTGTTAAATGCACTTATAATGATGGATGCAGACagggtaattttattttttcgatcggccataatatttttagaaaacttACATTTTTTGAGTTCTCGTTGGACATTGTTActcttgaaattaaaaacgatGCACTGATAGCTTCACCTAAACGCCTATActtgaaaattcaaaaaagaaTCgacttttagtaataaattgttttacggATCAAGTAACAACACTCACAAAACGACAACGTCGTTTCAACtttcaatatacaatttttatcattaccaATAGACTACCGTGTTCGATATAGAATCGTCTGTCAAAATGTGAAATGACAAATGTGCCAatgaataagtaattaataatgtattaaaagtaaatttgtttaacCATACATGCAGTATCGCCAACAAAAGAgtcgtattaaattattaaaaaaagtcgatacttattttcttacttatgttattactttttactCGCTATCCTTTGT
This Danaus plexippus chromosome Z, MEX_DaPlex, whole genome shotgun sequence DNA region includes the following protein-coding sequences:
- the LOC116777502 gene encoding septin-1 isoform X1, encoding MSNENSKNFSNLETPGYVGFANLPNQVHRKSVKKGFEFTLMVVGESGLGKSTLVNSLFLTDLYPERVIPDAIEKTNQTVKLDASTVEIEERGVKLRLTVVDTPGYGDAIDNTDCFRSIIQYIDEQFERFLRDESGLNRRNIVDNRIHCCFYFISPFGHGLKPLDIEFMKQLHNKVNIVPVIAKADCLTKKEVQRLKSRVMEEIEREGIKIYPLPDCDSDEDEDYKEQVRQLKEAVPFAVCGAGQQLEVRGRRVRGRLYPWGVVEVENPDHCDFIKLRTMLITHMQDLQEVTQEVHYENYRSERLARNGQIPKRHTSTESGLSEADSGLTNGSNEDASERERALREKEAELRRMQEMLEQMQRQMQLQAAANTSA
- the LOC116777502 gene encoding septin-1 isoform X2, with the translated sequence MSNENSKNFSNLETPGYVGFANLPNQVHRKSVKKGFEFTLMVVGESGLGKSTLVNSLFLTDLYPERVIPDAIEKTNQTVKLDASTVEIEERGVKLRLTVVDTPGYGDAIDNTDCFRSIIQYIDEQFERFLRDESGLNRRNIVDNRIHCCFYFISPFGHGLKPLDIEFMKQLHNKVNIVPVIAKADCLTKKEVQRLKSRVMEEIEREGIKIYPLPDCDSDEDEDYKEQVRQLKEAVPFAVCGAGQQLEVRGRRVRGRLYPWGVVEVENPDHCDFIKLRTMLITHMQDLQEVTQEVHYENYRSERLARNGQIPKRSTESGLSEADSGLTNGSNEDASERERALREKEAELRRMQEMLEQMQRQMQLQAAANTSA